The following coding sequences lie in one Amycolatopsis cihanbeyliensis genomic window:
- a CDS encoding sensor histidine kinase has product MSTVDLPPARTLLRRFLLAPVRRRAWAELGWVAIGVPLATLCLLLVLVGLVAGFALTLAFLGLLLAPGALYLARRFGGMHRVLAGPLLGLRVPAPPLRPMEPGLGNWIRARLAEPASWRAVAYLLLRLPLAVIELVLLASVLVFGFAAFTYPIWWFPLDGELMPVYDIHTESWGLSLAYGALGALVLLVVPWLLHGLTGVDRLLVRGLLGPVTLSERIRDLERSRASAVEDATDTLRRIERDLHDGAQARLAALAMKLGVAKDELAAEPVDLEQVRELVSAAHGGAKQALSELRDLARGIRPAGLEAGLRVALSTLAAHSALTVRVDVALPERPSPALETILYFSAAELLANATKHSGASTVDIEVGPNGDTLLLEVTDYGEGGASVRRGGGLAGLRERAGTVDGWLTVLSPRGGPTVVRVELPAGR; this is encoded by the coding sequence ATGAGCACGGTCGATCTCCCACCTGCCCGCACGCTGCTGCGGCGGTTCCTGCTGGCCCCGGTGCGCCGCCGGGCCTGGGCCGAACTGGGCTGGGTGGCCATCGGGGTGCCGCTGGCCACGCTCTGCCTGCTGCTCGTGCTGGTGGGACTGGTGGCCGGCTTCGCACTCACCCTCGCGTTCCTGGGCCTGCTGCTGGCGCCGGGCGCGCTGTACCTGGCGCGCCGCTTCGGCGGGATGCATCGCGTGTTGGCGGGGCCACTGCTCGGGCTGCGTGTTCCGGCCCCGCCGCTGCGCCCGATGGAGCCGGGGCTGGGCAACTGGATCAGGGCACGGCTGGCGGAGCCCGCGAGCTGGCGGGCGGTGGCGTACCTGCTGCTCCGGCTGCCGCTCGCGGTGATCGAGCTGGTGCTGCTGGCGAGTGTGCTGGTGTTCGGGTTCGCGGCGTTCACCTACCCGATCTGGTGGTTCCCGCTGGACGGGGAGCTGATGCCGGTCTACGACATCCACACCGAGTCCTGGGGCCTCTCGCTGGCGTACGGCGCGCTCGGGGCACTGGTGCTGCTGGTGGTGCCCTGGCTGCTGCACGGGCTGACCGGGGTGGACCGGCTGCTGGTGCGCGGGTTGCTCGGCCCGGTCACGCTGTCCGAACGCATTCGCGATCTGGAGCGGAGCCGGGCGAGCGCGGTGGAGGACGCCACGGACACGCTGCGCCGGATCGAGCGGGACCTGCACGACGGCGCCCAGGCGCGGCTGGCGGCACTGGCGATGAAACTGGGGGTGGCCAAGGACGAGCTGGCAGCCGAGCCGGTGGACCTCGAGCAGGTACGCGAGCTGGTGTCCGCGGCACACGGCGGCGCGAAGCAGGCGCTGTCCGAACTGCGTGACCTCGCCCGCGGGATCCGGCCGGCCGGGTTGGAAGCCGGGCTGCGGGTCGCGCTGTCCACGCTGGCCGCGCACAGTGCACTCACGGTGCGCGTGGACGTCGCGTTGCCGGAGCGTCCCTCCCCCGCCCTCGAGACCATCCTCTACTTCAGCGCGGCCGAGTTGCTGGCCAACGCCACCAAGCATTCCGGCGCATCCACCGTGGACATCGAGGTAGGGCCGAACGGCGATACCCTGCTGCTCGAGGTCACCGACTACGGCGAGGGCGGTGCGTCCGTGCGCCGGGGTGGCGGGCTGGCCGGCCTGCGCGAGCGGGCCGGGACGGTGGACGGGTGGTTGACGGTGCTCAGCCCACGGGGTGGGCCGACGGTGGTCCGGGTCGAGTTGCCGGCAGGGAGATAA
- a CDS encoding response regulator transcription factor: protein MRVVVAEDSAILREGLVELLTLRGHEVVAAVRDGDRLRVAVDEHRPDVSIVDIRMPPTHTDEGLRAAIALRADHPGTAILLFSQYIETTYAAELLADRNGGVGYLLKDRVAEVSDFLDALRRVAAGETVLDPEVVSQLLGSTRRVDALAELTAREREVLALMAEGRSNTAIAGMLYLSPGSVEKYVTSLFGKLGLPPSDADNRRVLAVLRYLDS, encoded by the coding sequence ATGCGGGTTGTGGTGGCGGAGGACTCCGCGATACTACGCGAGGGACTGGTCGAGTTGCTGACCCTGCGCGGGCACGAGGTGGTCGCCGCGGTGCGCGACGGCGACCGGCTGCGCGTCGCGGTCGATGAGCACCGGCCGGATGTGTCCATTGTGGATATCCGAATGCCGCCGACACACACGGACGAGGGGTTGCGGGCCGCCATCGCGCTGCGCGCGGACCACCCCGGGACCGCGATACTGCTGTTCTCCCAGTACATCGAGACGACCTACGCCGCCGAGTTGCTCGCCGACCGCAACGGCGGCGTCGGCTACCTGCTGAAGGACCGGGTGGCGGAGGTCTCCGACTTCCTGGACGCGCTGCGCAGGGTGGCGGCGGGCGAGACCGTGCTGGATCCCGAGGTGGTCAGCCAGCTACTCGGGTCGACCCGGCGGGTGGACGCGCTCGCCGAGCTGACCGCCCGCGAGCGCGAGGTGCTGGCGCTGATGGCCGAGGGCCGGTCGAACACCGCGATCGCCGGCATGCTGTACCTCTCCCCCGGCTCGGTGGAGAAGTACGTGACCAGCCTGTTCGGCAAGCTCGGGTTGCCACCCTCGGACGCCGACAACCGCAGGGTGCTCGCGGTGCTGCGCTACCTTGACTCCTGA
- a CDS encoding DUF1761 domain-containing protein, which yields MDVEKNGAPVELSISWLAVVVAIVVGMAIAWVWYSDWGLVGGTWRKLTGVTKEDSVRGGKGPFVVLAASILVTALALAAASCIASGFFGADSLWVALAVGLVAWLGFSLSTLAQHNGFEQKPWRLTVINSAYQLVLFLGMAVPIGLLQ from the coding sequence TTGGACGTCGAGAAGAATGGGGCTCCCGTGGAGCTGAGCATCAGTTGGTTGGCCGTTGTGGTCGCGATCGTGGTCGGGATGGCGATCGCGTGGGTCTGGTACAGCGATTGGGGCCTGGTCGGCGGCACCTGGCGGAAGCTGACCGGGGTGACCAAGGAGGACTCTGTGCGAGGCGGCAAGGGTCCGTTCGTGGTCCTGGCGGCGTCGATCCTCGTCACCGCACTGGCTCTCGCGGCCGCCAGTTGCATCGCGTCCGGTTTCTTCGGCGCCGACTCCCTCTGGGTCGCCCTGGCGGTTGGACTCGTGGCATGGCTCGGCTTCTCGCTGTCGACCCTGGCGCAGCACAACGGTTTCGAGCAGAAGCCTTGGCGGCTCACTGTGATCAACAGTGCCTATCAGCTCGTGCTGTTCCTGGGCATGGCGGTCCCGATCGGGTTGCTCCAGTAG
- a CDS encoding winged helix-turn-helix transcriptional regulator has product MDKVNLQSKSPRTYGQFCALARSLDVVGERWTLLIVRELLPGPMRYTELKTSLQGIATNLLAERLRTMEANGIVERRLEDAGVAYALTPWGAELREPMEALGRWGAPLLATGRGQDSFQPRWLAVALPALLRGATASPPIELGIETDGCLMTLAVDEDGPSAFVPDRVPTSVFTAAPDVVVALATGAISVEQAVAAGEFQGDSNVLRSAFAPVRANATPPAIGD; this is encoded by the coding sequence ATGGATAAAGTCAACCTGCAGTCGAAGAGCCCTAGGACCTACGGGCAGTTCTGCGCCCTCGCGCGCTCCCTGGACGTCGTGGGTGAGCGCTGGACCCTCCTCATCGTGCGCGAACTCCTCCCCGGCCCGATGCGGTACACCGAGCTGAAGACCTCGCTCCAGGGCATCGCGACGAACCTCCTTGCCGAGCGGCTGCGGACCATGGAGGCGAACGGGATCGTCGAGCGCCGTCTGGAAGACGCGGGCGTCGCCTACGCCCTCACCCCGTGGGGAGCGGAGCTGCGGGAGCCCATGGAAGCGCTCGGCCGCTGGGGAGCACCACTGCTCGCGACCGGACGCGGCCAAGATTCGTTCCAGCCGCGCTGGCTGGCCGTCGCGCTGCCCGCCCTGCTCCGAGGCGCGACCGCCTCGCCTCCCATCGAGCTCGGTATCGAGACGGACGGCTGCCTCATGACCCTGGCGGTCGACGAAGACGGCCCGAGCGCATTCGTACCCGATCGGGTTCCGACCTCGGTATTCACTGCCGCTCCCGACGTGGTCGTCGCTCTAGCCACTGGAGCGATCAGCGTCGAGCAGGCCGTCGCCGCGGGCGAGTTCCAGGGCGACTCAAACGTCCTCCGATCCGCATTCGCCCCTGTTCGTGCGAATGCGACTCCGCCTGCCATCGGCGACTGA
- a CDS encoding TetR/AcrR family transcriptional regulator has translation MPKLVDHDQRRAELARVVWEVISRDGIEGATVRKIAERAGVSVGGLRHYFDSQRGLLLFAAKAMIDKVTGRIAEHLRGDLPGRDRARLILEELLPLDADRRVDVDVWLACLMRSRSDESLAELRALGLPGERHICRLAVAYLCAQPSPEHIGDQLPDARLERQVVRLHTFVDGLALQVAMYPQEFPVGEVRRLLDEELATLLFDGPSPWSSVADGRRSRIRTNRGECGSEDV, from the coding sequence ATGCCGAAGCTCGTCGACCACGACCAGCGGCGCGCCGAGCTCGCCCGCGTGGTCTGGGAGGTCATCAGCCGGGACGGCATCGAGGGGGCGACCGTTCGCAAGATCGCCGAGCGGGCGGGCGTGTCGGTCGGCGGGCTGCGGCACTACTTCGACAGCCAGCGCGGGCTGCTCCTCTTCGCCGCGAAGGCGATGATCGACAAGGTCACCGGCCGCATCGCCGAGCATCTCCGCGGCGACCTGCCCGGCCGTGATCGTGCCCGGCTGATCCTCGAGGAGCTGCTGCCACTGGACGCGGACCGGCGGGTGGACGTGGATGTGTGGCTGGCCTGCCTGATGCGCTCGCGCTCCGACGAGTCACTGGCCGAACTGCGCGCGCTGGGGCTGCCCGGCGAGCGGCATATCTGCCGGCTCGCGGTGGCGTACCTCTGTGCGCAGCCGTCCCCGGAGCACATCGGGGACCAGTTGCCGGACGCTCGGCTCGAACGGCAGGTCGTGCGCCTGCACACGTTCGTCGACGGGCTGGCCCTGCAGGTGGCGATGTACCCGCAGGAGTTCCCGGTCGGGGAGGTCCGGCGGCTGCTGGACGAGGAACTGGCCACACTTCTTTTCGACGGCCCTTCTCCGTGGTCGTCAGTCGCCGATGGCAGGCGGAGTCGCATTCGCACGAACAGGGGCGAATGCGGATCGGAGGACGTTTGA
- a CDS encoding CPBP family intramembrane glutamic endopeptidase: MRNKILSVAHTRTAGMVVLVLGLLLIAGSAAWFALTGDTGVRYSADHDRTIPMWFRWIPALVGVALVRLVPLPAAGTGWTESRPRLEAGVLLASAALFAVTLRLAGGGEPAHTILKALLLLGVPATMFWILRRRGTAWRPAAAEPNIWRRWAPAIPVAAWIVLSYASPWAMPPSELATTVAPTTLILALIAGFLANSLLEEVFYRRWLQSRWEAVLGRWPAIVLASLLWACWHVGVQGTGDLPVDLASTFVNQGVLGLFLGYLWSRYRLMWPIVTVHGAVNALPVLLSLL; this comes from the coding sequence GTGCGAAATAAGATCCTGTCGGTGGCACACACCCGTACCGCGGGGATGGTCGTGCTCGTCCTCGGACTGTTGCTGATCGCCGGATCGGCAGCATGGTTCGCGCTGACCGGTGACACCGGTGTCCGGTACTCGGCGGATCACGACAGGACCATCCCGATGTGGTTTCGCTGGATTCCCGCGCTCGTCGGGGTCGCGCTGGTACGCCTGGTGCCGTTGCCCGCCGCAGGGACTGGGTGGACCGAGAGTCGACCCCGGCTGGAAGCGGGTGTCCTGCTGGCGTCGGCCGCACTCTTCGCGGTGACGCTGCGGCTGGCCGGTGGCGGCGAGCCTGCCCACACCATACTGAAGGCGTTACTGCTGCTCGGCGTTCCCGCGACGATGTTCTGGATCCTGCGGCGCAGGGGAACCGCCTGGCGCCCGGCAGCTGCGGAACCGAACATATGGCGGCGCTGGGCACCCGCGATACCCGTGGCCGCATGGATCGTTCTCAGCTACGCGAGCCCGTGGGCCATGCCGCCCAGCGAACTCGCGACGACCGTCGCCCCGACGACGCTTATCCTCGCGCTCATCGCCGGTTTCCTCGCCAACAGTCTGCTCGAGGAGGTCTTCTACCGCCGCTGGCTGCAATCCAGGTGGGAGGCCGTACTCGGCCGGTGGCCTGCGATCGTGCTCGCCTCCCTGCTCTGGGCCTGCTGGCACGTCGGCGTTCAGGGCACCGGTGACCTGCCCGTTGATCTGGCGTCGACCTTCGTCAACCAGGGTGTCCTCGGGCTGTTTCTCGGCTATCTCTGGAGCCGGTACCGCCTGATGTGGCCGATCGTCACCGTCCACGGTGCCGTCAACGCCCTGCCTGTCCTGCTGTCCCTGCTGTGA
- a CDS encoding secondary thiamine-phosphate synthase enzyme YjbQ: protein MYSTEIEVRTGGSAVVHDLTRQAERFLGESAVEDGLLHVWVPHATAGLAILETGAGSDEDLLTALDDLLPRDDRWRHQHGSRGHGRDHVLPALVPPYATVPVLGGVLTLGTWQSICLVDTNLDNPVRRVRFSLLAG, encoded by the coding sequence ATGTACTCCACCGAGATCGAGGTACGCACCGGTGGCAGCGCCGTGGTGCACGACCTGACAAGGCAGGCCGAGCGATTCCTCGGCGAGAGCGCGGTCGAGGACGGCCTGCTGCACGTGTGGGTACCGCATGCCACGGCCGGGCTGGCGATCCTGGAGACCGGCGCGGGCAGCGACGAGGACCTGCTCACCGCGCTGGACGACCTCTTGCCGAGGGACGACCGCTGGCGGCACCAGCACGGCAGCCGGGGCCACGGAAGGGACCATGTGCTGCCCGCGCTGGTACCGCCGTACGCGACCGTGCCGGTGCTCGGCGGGGTGCTCACGCTGGGCACCTGGCAGTCGATCTGCCTAGTGGACACCAACCTGGACAACCCGGTCCGGCGCGTGCGGTTCAGCCTGCTCGCGGGCTGA
- a CDS encoding ABC transporter permease, whose product MSTSNTRRSWTLVALTSVVGAGVAVVLGFLTFGAQATASPDRVPVAVTAPPPLSPVAEQVAGQGGDRLDWRVGAPAEGRESLADKEVYGVLELSPGPGGPAATVVVSGAVNPSGTQLARQALSGVAQGMTGAPARVETVHPAGQAGRVAPLAISALTWVGCLVACAALTVLAGRGGIRPGAGARLAQWLGTGVLVTAVSAGFLRLWDSALPLGWDVLGFLLLAATGFAAVQLGLLRLLGLRAMAVLGPLYLVAPAVAGQVPELLNPAYRALLWSWTPFRFSTEGLRSLLMGTPGAPDVGTGVWVLGGMLVAGLVVLLWPGGSAREQAEPHAPDRVVQVGVH is encoded by the coding sequence ATGTCGACGTCGAACACGCGGCGGTCGTGGACGCTGGTCGCGCTGACCTCCGTGGTCGGGGCGGGCGTCGCGGTGGTACTGGGTTTTCTCACCTTCGGCGCGCAGGCCACGGCGAGTCCGGACCGGGTGCCGGTGGCCGTCACCGCACCACCGCCCCTGTCCCCGGTCGCCGAGCAGGTGGCCGGCCAGGGCGGTGACCGGCTGGACTGGCGGGTCGGCGCGCCCGCGGAGGGCCGGGAGTCACTGGCGGACAAGGAGGTCTACGGCGTCCTCGAGCTGTCGCCGGGGCCGGGAGGACCCGCGGCGACGGTGGTCGTCTCCGGTGCGGTCAATCCCTCCGGCACACAGCTCGCGCGGCAGGCGCTGAGTGGCGTGGCGCAGGGGATGACCGGCGCCCCGGCGCGGGTCGAGACGGTGCATCCGGCAGGCCAGGCCGGGCGGGTCGCTCCGCTGGCGATCAGCGCGCTGACCTGGGTAGGTTGCCTGGTCGCCTGCGCGGCGCTGACCGTACTGGCCGGCCGTGGCGGCATCCGACCCGGCGCCGGGGCGCGGTTGGCGCAATGGCTGGGCACCGGGGTGCTGGTGACCGCCGTATCGGCCGGATTCCTGCGGCTGTGGGACTCCGCGTTGCCGCTGGGCTGGGATGTGCTGGGTTTCCTGCTCCTGGCCGCGACCGGCTTCGCGGCGGTGCAACTGGGCTTGCTGCGGCTGCTCGGGCTGCGCGCGATGGCCGTGCTCGGACCGCTGTACCTGGTCGCGCCCGCGGTCGCCGGCCAGGTGCCGGAGTTGCTGAACCCGGCCTACCGCGCCTTGCTGTGGTCCTGGACACCCTTCCGGTTCTCCACCGAGGGGCTGCGCAGCCTGCTCATGGGCACACCGGGCGCGCCGGATGTGGGCACCGGGGTCTGGGTCCTCGGTGGCATGCTGGTGGCCGGGTTGGTGGTGCTGCTGTGGCCGGGAGGCTCAGCCCGCGAGCAGGCTGAACCGCACGCGCCGGACCGGGTTGTCCAGGTTGGTGTCCACTAG
- a CDS encoding HAD family hydrolase, with translation MNVANEHRLVLWDIDLTLVDLRGLGGQWYTQALSDVVGVTLREMPSFPGRTERAITTELLTRHRIEVTDEVLQQVWGKLVAISTEAYPTLAEHGHALPGAAAALSTMAAQGTIVQSLVTGNLPEIARHKLSAFDLHEHIEFDIGGYGYLSASRPELVAHAVASASTKHARSFEPESVVIVGDTPHDIDAALRHGATGIGVATGRNSERELWDAGAHAVFADLGDTAAVLAAVTRQPT, from the coding sequence GTGAATGTGGCTAACGAGCACCGGCTGGTGCTGTGGGACATCGACCTGACCCTCGTCGACCTGCGTGGGCTGGGCGGCCAGTGGTACACCCAGGCACTGTCCGACGTGGTCGGCGTGACGCTACGGGAGATGCCCTCCTTCCCCGGCAGGACCGAGCGGGCGATCACCACCGAACTGCTCACCCGGCACCGCATCGAGGTGACCGACGAGGTGCTCCAGCAGGTCTGGGGCAAGCTGGTGGCGATCTCGACCGAGGCGTATCCCACCCTTGCCGAGCACGGGCACGCGCTGCCCGGCGCCGCGGCCGCGCTGTCCACAATGGCCGCTCAGGGCACGATCGTGCAGAGCCTGGTCACCGGCAATCTGCCGGAGATCGCCCGGCACAAGCTGTCCGCGTTCGACCTGCACGAGCACATCGAGTTCGACATCGGCGGCTACGGCTACCTCTCGGCGAGCAGGCCGGAGCTGGTGGCGCACGCCGTGGCCAGTGCCTCGACCAAGCACGCCAGGTCGTTCGAGCCGGAGTCGGTGGTGATCGTCGGCGACACCCCGCACGACATCGACGCGGCGCTGCGGCACGGCGCGACCGGGATCGGCGTCGCCACCGGCCGCAACAGCGAGCGGGAGCTGTGGGACGCCGGCGCGCACGCCGTGTTCGCCGACCTCGGCGATACCGCGGCCGTACTCGCCGCGGTGACGCGTCAGCCCACCTAA
- a CDS encoding alpha/beta fold hydrolase has translation MAGTAVAMGLVTAPAAEASPAEASALAQYYQQQMSWAPCEPGTPPPGIPPEEWEKLWRGMECATVTVPMDYREPDNGRLSIAVSRREATDPAKRQGVLLLNPGGPGGSGMLMPNNLAENNEVADSFDLIGFDPRGVGRSTRLQCEAGQWLERQTRPTDDRFPAIAAAALDRERACQRAGGGLRPHISTANTARDMDVIRAALGEKKINYLGFSYGTYLGAVYGSLFPGGLNRSVLDSSMHPDWLYYEQSKQQAVAARENFDAWAAWVGERNDTYHLGDSAQQVRANLETLRERLAAEPVPWPEQPDYVQIDGTLFDMMLGYETPYRAGWALFAELVIKIKNAVGGELPADAGKALATFADYAIPETHSGVFPTVTCEADWSADLNTYFDQMRVFRERYPYGPGASAAEPTECTFRSFTPPEPITDLKRDGYPVGVVVQAEFDPSTQYDGGPAMASRLENNLISVADEGAHGLYGRNDCATRKIDDYLINGVLPGSHIVCAGTSPPDVPVDGSATRSAPRPTSSLEERAADLIETSKLDRTF, from the coding sequence GTGGCCGGCACGGCCGTCGCCATGGGGTTGGTGACGGCGCCCGCCGCGGAAGCCTCGCCCGCCGAGGCCTCCGCGCTGGCCCAGTACTACCAGCAGCAGATGTCCTGGGCGCCGTGCGAGCCGGGGACCCCTCCGCCCGGCATACCGCCGGAGGAGTGGGAGAAGCTGTGGCGCGGCATGGAGTGCGCCACCGTGACCGTGCCGATGGACTACCGCGAGCCGGACAACGGCCGGCTCAGTATCGCGGTGAGCCGCCGCGAGGCCACGGATCCGGCCAAGCGCCAGGGTGTGCTGCTGCTCAACCCCGGGGGGCCGGGTGGTTCGGGGATGCTGATGCCGAACAACCTGGCGGAGAACAACGAGGTCGCCGACAGCTTCGACCTGATCGGTTTCGACCCTCGCGGGGTGGGCAGGTCCACCCGGCTCCAGTGCGAGGCCGGTCAATGGCTGGAACGTCAGACCCGGCCCACGGACGACCGGTTCCCCGCGATCGCGGCTGCCGCGCTGGACCGGGAGCGTGCCTGCCAGCGGGCGGGAGGTGGTCTGCGCCCCCACATCTCCACGGCGAACACCGCGCGGGACATGGACGTGATCCGGGCCGCGCTCGGCGAGAAGAAGATCAACTATCTGGGCTTCTCCTACGGTACCTATCTCGGCGCCGTGTACGGCAGCTTGTTCCCTGGCGGGCTCAACCGGAGCGTGCTCGACTCGTCGATGCACCCGGACTGGCTCTACTACGAGCAGTCCAAACAGCAGGCCGTCGCGGCCAGGGAGAACTTCGACGCCTGGGCCGCCTGGGTGGGCGAGCGGAACGACACCTACCACCTCGGTGACTCGGCCCAGCAGGTGCGGGCCAACCTCGAAACACTGCGCGAGCGGCTGGCAGCCGAGCCGGTGCCCTGGCCGGAGCAACCCGACTACGTGCAGATCGACGGCACCCTCTTCGACATGATGCTGGGCTACGAGACCCCGTACCGCGCCGGCTGGGCACTGTTCGCCGAGCTCGTCATCAAGATCAAGAACGCGGTCGGCGGTGAGCTGCCTGCCGACGCGGGGAAGGCCCTCGCCACGTTCGCCGACTACGCGATCCCGGAAACGCACAGCGGCGTCTTCCCCACGGTGACCTGTGAGGCCGACTGGTCCGCGGACCTCAACACCTACTTCGACCAGATGCGGGTGTTCCGCGAGCGGTACCCGTACGGTCCCGGTGCCTCCGCGGCGGAACCGACCGAATGCACGTTCCGCTCGTTCACCCCGCCCGAGCCGATCACCGACCTGAAGCGCGACGGCTACCCGGTCGGCGTCGTGGTGCAGGCCGAGTTCGACCCCTCCACGCAGTACGACGGCGGCCCCGCGATGGCGAGCAGGCTCGAGAACAACCTGATCTCGGTCGCGGACGAGGGCGCGCACGGCCTCTACGGGCGCAACGACTGCGCCACCAGGAAGATCGACGACTACCTCATCAACGGCGTACTGCCCGGGTCACACATCGTCTGTGCCGGTACGTCGCCGCCGGACGTCCCGGTTGACGGCAGTGCGACCCGGTCGGCTCCCCGACCCACCTCCTCGCTGGAGGAACGCGCCGCCGACCTGATCGAGACCAGCAAGCTCGACCGGACGTTCTGA
- a CDS encoding proline--tRNA ligase, whose protein sequence is MITRMSSLFLRTLREDPADAEVPSHRLLVRAGYVRRVAPGGYSWLPLGLRVLRNIEAVVRAEMDAIGAQEIQFPALLPKEPYEASGRWTEYGPNVFRLKDRKGADYLLGPTHEELFTLTVKGEYSSYKDYPVMLYQIQTKYRDEARPRAGILRGREFVMKDSYSFDLDDEGLERSYRLHRDAYIRIFDRLGLQYVVVRATSGAMGGSASEEFLAVAPTGEDTYVRSDRSGYAANVEAVTTPAPPERPLEGRPEAQVHHTPNTPTIETLVDFLNEADLGRTFTAADTLKNVLVKTRQPGERQWRLLGIGVPGDREVDLKRVEAALEPAEVSLLEEADFAANPFLVKGYIGPGALAANGVRYLVDPRIVPGTAWATGADKVDHHVVDLLCGRDFTPDGTIEAAEVREGDPSPDGEGVLVAARGIEIGHVFQLGRKYSDAFELDALGADSKPIRITMGSYGIGVSRLVAAIAEQHHDELGLVWPRAVAPADVHVVIAGKDEAVAEGGERIAAQLSERGVRVLLDDRKATPGVKFADAELVGVPTILVVGRGLANGVVEVKDRATGGREEIPFDKAVEHLLGLLGS, encoded by the coding sequence GTGATCACCAGGATGTCGTCGCTGTTCCTTCGCACACTGCGGGAGGATCCGGCCGACGCGGAAGTCCCCAGCCACCGGCTGCTGGTCAGGGCGGGCTACGTCCGCAGGGTCGCGCCCGGCGGGTACTCCTGGTTGCCGCTGGGGCTGCGGGTGCTGCGCAACATCGAGGCCGTGGTGCGCGCGGAGATGGACGCCATCGGCGCGCAGGAGATCCAGTTCCCCGCCCTGTTGCCGAAGGAGCCCTACGAGGCGAGCGGCAGGTGGACCGAGTACGGCCCGAACGTGTTCCGGCTGAAGGACCGCAAGGGTGCCGACTACCTGCTCGGGCCGACCCACGAGGAGTTGTTCACCCTCACCGTGAAGGGGGAGTACAGCTCCTACAAGGACTACCCGGTCATGCTGTACCAGATCCAGACCAAGTACCGGGACGAGGCGCGACCCCGGGCGGGCATCCTGCGCGGCCGCGAGTTCGTGATGAAGGACTCCTACTCCTTCGACCTCGACGACGAGGGCCTGGAACGCTCCTACCGGCTGCACCGCGACGCCTACATCCGGATCTTCGACCGGCTCGGCCTCCAGTACGTGGTGGTCCGGGCGACATCGGGCGCGATGGGCGGCTCCGCCTCGGAGGAGTTCCTCGCCGTGGCGCCGACCGGAGAGGACACCTACGTCCGCAGCGACCGTTCCGGTTACGCCGCCAACGTGGAGGCCGTCACCACCCCGGCGCCGCCCGAGCGGCCGCTGGAGGGCAGGCCCGAGGCGCAGGTGCACCACACGCCGAACACGCCGACCATCGAGACACTGGTCGACTTCCTGAACGAAGCCGACCTCGGCCGCACCTTCACCGCCGCGGACACGCTGAAGAACGTGCTGGTGAAGACCCGGCAGCCGGGCGAGCGGCAATGGCGGCTGCTCGGCATCGGCGTGCCCGGTGACCGCGAGGTGGACCTCAAGCGGGTGGAGGCGGCCCTCGAACCCGCCGAGGTCAGCCTGCTGGAGGAAGCCGACTTCGCGGCCAACCCCTTCCTGGTCAAGGGCTACATCGGACCGGGGGCACTGGCCGCGAACGGGGTTCGTTACCTGGTGGACCCGCGCATCGTGCCCGGCACCGCCTGGGCGACCGGTGCGGACAAGGTGGATCACCACGTGGTGGACCTCTTGTGCGGCCGGGACTTCACCCCGGACGGCACGATCGAGGCCGCCGAGGTGCGTGAGGGCGACCCCTCCCCGGACGGCGAGGGGGTGCTGGTGGCAGCCCGCGGCATCGAGATCGGGCACGTCTTCCAACTCGGCCGCAAGTACAGCGACGCCTTCGAGCTGGACGCGCTCGGCGCCGACTCGAAGCCGATCCGCATCACCATGGGTAGCTACGGCATCGGCGTTTCCCGCCTGGTCGCCGCGATCGCCGAGCAGCACCACGACGAGCTCGGCCTGGTCTGGCCGCGCGCGGTCGCGCCTGCCGATGTGCACGTGGTCATCGCGGGCAAGGACGAGGCGGTGGCCGAGGGCGGCGAGCGGATCGCCGCCCAGCTGTCCGAGCGTGGTGTCCGGGTGCTGCTGGACGACCGCAAGGCGACCCCCGGGGTGAAGTTCGCCGACGCCGAGCTGGTGGGCGTGCCGACGATCCTGGTGGTCGGCAGGGGACTGGCGAACGGCGTGGTCGAGGTCAAGGACCGCGCCACCGGTGGGCGCGAGGAGATCCCCTTCGACAAGGCCGTCGAGCACCTGCTCGGCCTGCTCGGCTCCTGA
- a CDS encoding VOC family protein, translated as MTLTLGMVTIDCTDQRVLAEFWTKALGGEIGQDYGEFLILTPGSGGGPVIGLQRVPEPRAGKNRVHLDFGAEDREAEVARLIGLGATRLEEHTIADFSWTVLADPEGNVFCVGPEHG; from the coding sequence ATGACGCTCACGCTCGGCATGGTCACCATCGACTGCACGGACCAGCGGGTTCTGGCCGAGTTCTGGACAAAGGCACTCGGTGGCGAGATCGGCCAGGACTACGGTGAGTTCCTCATACTCACCCCCGGCTCGGGCGGCGGGCCCGTGATCGGGCTCCAGCGGGTCCCGGAGCCGCGAGCCGGGAAGAACCGGGTGCACCTCGACTTCGGCGCGGAGGACCGGGAGGCCGAGGTCGCCCGGCTGATCGGGCTCGGCGCCACCAGGCTCGAGGAACACACCATCGCGGACTTCAGCTGGACGGTGCTCGCCGACCCCGAAGGCAACGTGTTCTGCGTCGGGCCCGAGCACGGCTGA